ttcaATAGGATGGGGGTTAAGGATTTAAATCCCATCAATGTGTCATTATATGTAATTTATTCTAAATTCATACGGGTACGTAATGTACCTGATCTAACGGTAATTTAGTCCACGTCAATTTCTTTAGGTTCCGTTggacctcttctctcctctgGTGTAAGCTAGAGTAGGAGTAGAAATAAGTTAAACAAAGTATTGTCGACTAATAAGTTACTTGCAAACAGTTAGGTCAAATACTCGCTAATCGAGTTCGCATTCGAGTATTATGCTCAATGTGAGTATGCTTGAGTGTATactaattttatatattttatctAAGAttactaaaaaatatatataatttcagTATGGACAGTTGCACGTTTTACTAAGTGAGTATGTTTGTCTAATTACGTTAAACTCAAATAAAATAagtagaaattttaaaaaagccaatcaaaaattggtaaGAGAAAAAATAACTTGAGTTGATTTCTAAAGTAAGCTTGAGTTCTCACATTTTTCTCAAATCAATCAAAGCAACAAAATTTGATGTTCGTAGAGCTCGACTTCAAATAATTTGCATGAGTTCGAGCTCGAATAGAGCAATGCTCTCGTTCAACTCCGCGCGTTGAAAGGGCTGGGTAGTAATAGAATTATGGAATTGGAATCcaccaaaattataaaactaataaatgGTGACTACTGACTATTGAATTAGGTGTATAAAGACTTTGAAAGCCGCAACGAGACCGGCAAATAGACCAAAAGAAGTCTGCCGGCCACTCTCACTTATACATTGACCTATATCAACGACTTCAAGTACAATAGAGCACAGCTCACTGGTCACCAAGGTAGGTGGAGATTCAAATCCCGCCTGCAGcaaaaaaattcaagatttgTGTCATAATACTTTTTTAATTTAGTAAGATCTGTATATTTACTAATCCTCAATACAAAGCCTCTTTCTTGATATAGTAAGATCTGTATATTTACTAATCCTCGATACAAAGCCTCTTTAACCTTCCTCTCCCAGCAGTCTAGGATAGATAAATTATACAATTATCATCtccattataaaaaaaaaaaagtacagtATAAAAGTGTTGTCTCGCCTTGATCAAAATCTTCAAATTCCTTCTTAAGTTCCCACATTGGAGTCCTCTGCTTTAGCATTCTTCACTTCGTTTGAGTACTTTTGACACAAAATTCCTTAATAACTTCCTTGGGATTACATCAAACCATATCATTCATGGACTCGCTCCCCCCAATTCCACATGCAGATCCTGCGCTAATAGCTCAGGATTTCGTTCCATTCTTTCGAGTTTACAAGGATGGCCGCGTCGAAAAATTCCTCCAAGCTCCCTTCGTCCCTCCATCAGACTCGGACGATCCCCAGAGCACTGGCGGTGTCCGATCAAAAGACGTCATCATTTCACCGGAAACCCAAGTAGGTGCACGCTTGTCTCTTCCGGCCACGGTCAAACCCGACGAGAAACTTCCTGTCCTGATCTACATCCACGGGGGGGCCTTTGTCATCGGATCAGCTTTCAGCGTCGTATACCATAACTATCTTACCTCCGTAGCAGCTGAGGCCAACGTCGTCGCCGTGTCCATCGAGTACAGGTTGGCTCCAGAGCACCCTATCCCCGCATGCTTCGATGATTCCTGGGCAGTAACAAAATGGGTCGCCTCCCATGCCAATAGACAAGGCCCCGAACCCTGGTTCAACAATCACGCCGACTTTTCAAGGGTGTTTTTGGCAGGTGACAGCGCCGGAGGCAATATTGCACATTACATGGCGGTCAAAGCCAGCCGAGAAGGGTTGGGGGATGGTGTGAAGCTTGTGGGGTTGATTTTAGCGCATCCATATTTTGGCAAGGGAGGGCGTGAAGAATTATGGGAGTACATCACTTCAGATTTCAAAGGGTGGGATGATCCAAGGCTTAATCCCATGGCGAGTTCTGGATTGTTGTCGGGCCTTTTGTGCGAGAAGATTCTGTTGTGTACATCGGAGACAGATTTCATTCGAGATCGGAGTTTGCATTACAGTGAGGCGCTGAAGAAGAGCGGATGGAGGGGTGAATTGGAGGTTGTGGATGTTGAAAAGGAGGGCCATGTTTTTCATATACTGAATCCAAGTGGCGACAATGCTGGAATCTTGATGAAACGCCTGGTTTCATTCTTGGGAAATTAGGCCCCGATGATGCTGTTTTGATTTTCAGTTTGCTGCCTGCCGTCGTCCGTACGTTACTTTAAAGTttcaatgcaaaaaaaaaaaagtaccgcCTTTCTTTCTAAAGCCTTGTACTACCAGTCACGGATACAAACCCATTGCTGCGTGTTTCTCGCATCCGGTCTGCCTCAGTCCAGCATGCCTAGTACTATTAAGCGCCATTTGGTTGCGATAACTTATTAAAAAGCACTTTCTAAtagaatttttaataaaaatagttATCAACTGCTTAAATGCTTTTgaatatattatttaaaaatataattcaataagtacttattaTATTTAATAACgtgtaattttaaaatttttaaaaacgtatatcacaatatttggttcataatataggatgagatgattaaatttgatattttattttttaaatcataaaaattactCTAAAAAGCATAAAATTTGAGtttgttaaaagtacttttaacaccAAAAGTTCTATTCCTAATTTTATGAAATGATTTTCAgtaaacattttaaaaatacttttaacacTTAAAAGTACTTTTTTACTAAAATCCGAAACGGGGCCTAATGATGATTCCACGAAAGGAGTTAGAAACTTCCACAAGCTGGAAATTAGCAGCACCTACCTTTTGGGAAGCATTTGGTGACATGATATGTCAAAGTTTTCAATATTGGAGGGCTAAATTATTTAGTCTCCAGAATATTCTAGGTGTTCCATCCTTGATTTTTTGTTAGCTGTCTTGAAAATATTTCTGAAACTGAAATTGAACTCATTTTGGGAAAATATCAAGACACCAAATTCATCGCCCTAAATATCAACCACTAAACAAACAATTGGTGTTTAACAAGGACTATATTATGTGGAGTGTGGATTAGTGTATAGATGTGTCGTCAAATGCTAGCAAGAAGATGAATGTTGGCATACCAAACTCATCACCCTGCCTGAATGTCAAACACTAAAAGGAGGTAGTTAACCAAGAATATATAACCACCAGCCACCAAGAATATATAACCACTAGACTAAACTAGGCCACCACCAAATCCTTAAGTCCACCATCAAATCCTTAAAGCTTGATGAGGTAGTGAACCCTTGACCTCCTACCAGTTGCCACAATATGTGGCTTCTCTAGACAAATCCAGATGGATGTGTAGTGCACCCGTTTGATGCGATGGTAGTTCAGTCACCATCGGCTTCCTATAAATTTAACTGGGCCTCCCCTTAAGTTATGATAGAATAAGATTATATAGATAAACTGgcgattgaaaaaaaaaaaaaaagccaagaaTATATTTTGTGGATTAGTATACTATTTCCTGTCGAATGATAAACGTTATTAATCCGAGCCCATTAAAAGTCGATCCACCTCCGAAGAGTCAAACCCCTGTTTAGAAATTAGGCCTTTAACTAAGGTCGCTACATTCTGCCAAAATGCCTTGGGTACTTCCCCTTTTACTGACGAGGAACTCGAACCTGCGTTCCACTAAAGCCCAATTAAGTTTTAAGCTTTGAAGTTAATaatttgtaaaaataaaattttaaaaaatcttgaAAATAGTAAGTGATGATTTTACTACGTTTCTCCATTCAACTAGaggtcacttttttttttttgaaacttcaATTAGATGTCACTTAAACCTCAAGAAATAAGGATTTACCTTTAAAATGCTTGGATATTCTTTTTTAAGaataggcaaaaaaaaaaaaaagcattgatctaggtttgtttggatagtgcttttatcccaaataatattttacttgcatcataaacacatttctcaacccatctttttatatttccaatcacctttttatctcacatacatcacatcacaaaaagtgctacagtaattatatcaaataatatttaaaataatatactatccaaacaaaccaggccttttatcccaaataatatttcacttgcatcataaacacattttccaacccatctttttatatttccaatcacctttttatctcacatacatcacatcataaaaagtgctacagtaattatttcaaataatatttaaaataatatactatccaaacaaaccagggcttttatcccaaataatatttcacttgcatcataaacacatttcccaacccatctttttatattttcaatcacctttttatctcacatacatcacatcacaaaaattgctacagtaattatttcaaataatatttaaaataagGGCCAATTATCCAATTGGCCCTTTAACTCTTTGTCTAGGTAAAATTAAGTCCCTCACCTATTTTTTGCTAACTTTAAGCCCTTGAACTTGTAAAAGTGGGAAACCGTGGCCCTTTTAGCCAGTTTCTCCGGTTTTGCAACCGGAGGACCAATTCACACAAATGCAAGTGTGCTTCTtcaaagggtatttttgttcgCATATTCTAAGCAAAAAGGGCACAACTCCTCCACCTTCCCTCCATTTTCCTAACCCAACCCAACTGCTAGTCGAAACTTCATAGCAACAATGGAGTGGCAAGAGAAAGATTTTCTTGAGATTGGAGACAGAATGCATGGAGTTGGAGAAAAATCTTTCCTAAATTCTTGAGATTTGAGACAGAATCCATGGAGTTTTATGCTTATCCATCTCATTCTttgccttcttcttcttctttctcattttcattCAGGAATTTGGCCGATAAAGTTAAACGATATTTCAGCTTTGCAGTTTCTGCTATTATTGGAAATGTATTCTCTGCAATCTTCACCTTTTTCTTTGCACTAGGTGAGTGTTAATCCTTTAGTTTTCCTTTTAATTTAATTGTTTCATTATAATTATCCCGTTTGCCCTCTATCCTGCACTGTTTCTCTTAAAGTTTGCAATTTTGTGGTCAAATGGCCATTGATTCTAGATTTACTTGTGTTATCTGATGTGAATTTGCACATATGCAATCTGGGATGTTGACGATTTTTCAAATGATGTTCTGTACAAATTATCTTGTAGAATTTGCccatatttatttataaaaaaaagagagaattttACTAACCTCCACCTTTTCTCTCATCTTTAGTTTTGTCTGAGATCTTGCGACTGGTAGTTCATAATGTTGCCAAAATTGGTGTATTGCGGTATTGTCTTTAGATCATTTGATACTTGCACGAAAAGCGAGAATCTTTGGAATCATTCTGAAATCTTGTTGAGCATTCTGAAATTTGCTGTAGACGAAAATCAACAATGGAGTGGCAAGAGAAAGAATTTAGCAACAAGTCGAAACTCCTTGTAGGAAAGATTTTCTCTTGCCACTCCATTGTTGCTTCCATTGTTGCTGTGAAGTTTCGGCTAGCAGTTGGGTTGGGTTAGGAAAATGGAGGGAGGGAGGAGTTGTGCCCTTTTTCTTAGAATATGCGGACAAAAATGCACTTGCATTCTTGTGAATTGGTCCTCCGGTTGCAAAACCGGAGAAACTGGCTAAAAGGGCCACGGTTTCCCACTTTTACAAGTTCAAGGGCTTAAAGTCAGCAAAAAATAGGTGAGGGGCTTAATTTCACCTAGACAAAGAGTTAAAGGGCCAATTGGataatttacccttaaaataatatactatccaaacaaactaggCCTTGTTGAAGCCTAGCTAGATCTCGGCCTTGTCAAGCCATCGCTTGCTGATACGGTGACTAACGCACGGATTTGGCTTCAAACCTCTGACACGTGACAAATGCTAAACGCCTAGGAGTCGGCCCATGGCTCCCCTGTAGATGTAACGTCACCCTCATATTTTGAATTTCGTATAATTATTTGGGACTATAAATATCCTCGGTTCCGATACGTCACAATCAAATCATTAATTctgaaaaatttgatttttgagaGACATAACAAATAAATTGAAACGAGAAAGTAGCAGACTGAAACTGTTTCGTAtcataaacaaaattttcaattcacctttttatatttttaactttttttttatctcacatacattatatcataaaaaatattataataattattttaaatatatttcaaataatactctatccaaacaaatccatTATTGCAATTCCAAGCTGGCTCCAAATAGTAGGTGGCGTCTTTCTCATGGTCATTCATCGTTACTTTTGGGAGATATCCCGTTGGTGAAAACATATGAAGTATAAAATGTCAAGAAATTACCCGACGTTCAGCGCCAATTCGTATCGTATCCTACTCCTGCCACTTCATCAATGCCCTCTAGATATATTTCGATTTTCGATTTTCAATTAAGCTAAGCCTGTGCTGCAGCTGAGTCCTGGTGTTTGTTGTTGAGATTAATTTACGCGTGGAAGACTAGCCTTGCATTTTATGACGTACTGAAGGGAATGGAAAGGGCAGACTGGAAATCCCAGGAGAAAATATATGTTCCTGTTGAAGGCCAATTGCAAAGCTGCAGATAGATAATAGGATGTGTAATTATTTGAATTATCaactttttaaatttatttctcACAcatgttttttaatttttctttatcttttcaatcacctttATATATATCGCACCTAAAAGGTGCCATCAAAATTAGCAcaattatttttttccctctacGTGTGCCAAAGGTTGCTGCGAATCTACATCCTTTTTCTATATAAAAATTATTGTATTTCTTGCgtcaatttttctttctttttttttttttgaataccTATATTTGTTGTGATGATGCTTATACTGTATAATAATATAATTGACAGGAACGATTGCAAAAGTCCACATGAGATACCTACCTCTCTTAAACAATATTGGATTCGAGGCAGATAATTTGTCATGGTCacattattgtttttttttttcttctttgttttaacTTTTAAGACATTAAGTTATTCGTTGTACATTGGACATATGTTGCTCGAGTCACATATTGCCTTGACATGTTACTCCAGCAATATCATCGTTTGTGACCGCTATACATGCTTCCTGTCAGTGTCTCAATAGAAACGAATATACGGCCATGGATCAaatattgccaaaaaaaataaaaaaattcctGAGCACGgcattggtttttttttttttttaattcaaaaaagGGCTGGCATGCTAAGTCAGCACGATAgcctatcattttttttaataattgttGGGATTGTCATGCTGACTTAACACGGCAAtctaggaaatttttttttaaaaataaaaccttATTGCCTGTTGTGCTGAGACATAGTTTTAAACATCAATTCTTTCAAAGTCacatttgttgaaattttttatttttttttgacaattttttgaggaattagCCAGATTAAATTGAAAATGACACGTAGATCCACGTCTCAAGGCAAATGAACATATGTCCGTAAATCAATCGAAAATGACGCGACGAGCATAACTTCACACTTCACCATGGCAAAAATAGAATAGGGAAGACGACAAGGAAATACAGCAATAATGCCTTAGTATAATCATTAATCACGACTCTCCTTCTTGCTACATGCTGGCCAATAATGCCTTGCCAAACcaccttttttgttttgttttttttattattatcaaggAATCTTTTGAATAAATACCGCGTACGATGATTCTATGAATTATGAAATCTCCCGTGCAATAATTTCGTTTTTTCCCCTTCTCCCAGACTCTGCTCTTTGTAGTTGGTTCACTATGGCTACTAACTCAAATGAGAttcttcatgatttttctcCCTTAATCCGCATCTATAAAGATGGTCGAGTCGAAAGATTGGAGGGGGAAGACACTGTCGCTGCATCAATCGATCCAGAAACCCGAGTTGAAAGTAAAGATATCGCGATGGCACCAGAATTCAATAATGTCTCTGCCAGGCTTTACCTACCCCAAAACGCCAAACCGGGTCACAGAATTCCACTTCTAGTCTATTTTCATGGCGGTGGATTTGTCGTGGGATCTGCCTTCTCTCATGTTTATCAAGAACATCTTAATTCACTAGTAGCGGAAGCTAATGTTATTGTTGTATCCGTCAATTATCGACTAGCCCCAGAACACCCTCTCCCTATTGCATATGAAGATTCATGGCTGGCCCTCAAATGGATCGCTTCTCATTCAAAATCAGGCGATGGACCTGAGGAGTGGCTCAATAATTATGCTGATTTTGATCGCGTGTACTTCGGTGGGGACAGTGCTGGTGGTAACATCGCGCACAACATGGCCTTCAGGTTTGGCACAGAGGAATTGCATGGCGTCAATCTTAATGGGATTTTTCTAAATTGTCCTTACTTCTGGGGAAATGATCCTATAGCTAATGAAGCAGGGAGGAAAGGTGAGAAGAACTTTCTTGACAACCTCTGGTTTTGCATATGTCCCAGTACGACAGGGCTGGATGATCCCCGGCTAAATCCCGCGGCGAATCCTATGATTTCCAGGCTAGGCTGCAAAAGGGTGCTGGTTTATGTTGGCGGCAAAGATGTGCTGAAGGACAGAGGCTGGTACTATAAAGAAGCATTGGAGAAGAGTGGGTGGGCTGGAGAAGTAACGGTTGTAGAGGTTGAAGGGGAAGGACATGTCTTCAATTTGTCTTCCCCCAGGGGAGCGAACTCTCTGTCGATGATAAAAGATTTGGCTCGTTTCCTAAACCGCAATTGAGTGTAAAGGATACCAATCTGAAGCAACATCCTAGCAAGACTATTATCTTTCAAGCAGGAAGAGTTCTAGGAAGAAGCAAGTGGAAATGTCTcttaaaagggggaaaaaaaaaaaaaaactctaatcTTCTGAAAGATATTAAAGTTTTTGTTTCTATCTATGGTTTGGAAGTTGCACTTGGGGTAACGAATAAGaatccttcttcttctttaccAAACTTGAGGGAATTGAGTAAAGCAAGTCTTAATAGTTAACCTCGAACTTGCCTTTTTACCTTGTCATTACAATAAATCAATCAATGCAGTTCCCACCAAGGAGATGAGCAAAATATGAGGTAGAGCgcttaattagaaaaaatttgtCATTGCTTTTGGTTTGGATGGATTACACGCTTCATAATCATACGTAAATAACCAGTGTTAAAAGAGGagggaaaagaaggaaattcaAATGTAACTAAAAGAAAGGGTAATATATATTGTTTCAAAAAACGAAAGAAGGGATAAACTACCTAAAAATTAATTAGGGGAGGCAAAAGGTAACTGTTTCTGTAGTttacagaaaaaaaatttaatttaacaTATAAAATCATGCTTTTGTTTCCAGCTACCATTATTGACTTTTGTCATTATTAAGGTGTTTTGAACTGAACTTGACTAGTAGCACATGAACAGGCCCTAAAATTGttataatcttttttttttaaataaaaactaaattgCTACAATCTAAACATAAGAAATTGCGTGAatgtctacaaaaaaaaaaaaaaaacacttaaaTTAGGGTGATAAAAAAACTTTACTTGTATTGAAATACATAACCTTTGCAATTTTTCAAGGGATAATTTCTGAAATCTTCCCTAACATTTCTCTTAATATCATTTAAAACTCcttagattttgaaaatttcatttaccATTCTTAGATTGACATTTTCTTTGTAACATTTTGGCCTTTTTGGAGGAAATGCAAGCAGGATAAAATTTTTGTTCCAATAATACCCTTATGTTATTCTACTTATGAAGCTTACAACaacaatgaaaaaaataaaataaggttaaaaaggaaaaaaataaaaaatatgtgtAGTTATAGATGCAATGACGGGTTGTTGTGGAGATATACAATAACTATTACCTAGTATAATGCATGATATTTTAACCAACAAAAGGTATTCTCCTAGATATGTATGTCATCATTAGATcatattttgatgaatttttttattcctaacttatttataaaattctttatatGTAGAATTTCTGTCGCAAATGACACATATGAAGAGATTATTGTAATTTCAATATAATTTAAATTACATCATGTATTACAATATATTTCCTATAAAAATTTGTTGACTTCTTTATAACTATCCCACGAAAAGTATCAAGGAATTAATTACTTagcaaaatttatttaaatGCTTGACTTTGACTAAATTTATTTTGCCTATGTTACCACCTGCTTGATATAAAGAAACATAGATTAATATTCGATAGCAATTTGATTAATTTGTACCTacattttttggtttaaaaaatttcttttttgttttgattttttggttaaatagtTATAAAGAGTGCAAGGGTATTGTTATCAATTTGTTACATTTGATTGGGATATTTGATTTTGTTAAGTTGGTAAGAGaggtaaatgatattttaaaatCTCGGAGAAATTGAGTGATATTACGAGAAATCtcagaggtttctgaaattatcccattttCCATTCTAAAATATATGCTTGTCGGAACTGTGTACAACTCTTGTTTAGCATCGAAATGCAAATCCGGTATAATCCAGAAAAGTCAAATAATTAATGTCGACCCCACCACACCACCTTGATCTTTCAGTCTCTCTATACTTGCGGATACGATTGCAAGTTTTTTACCAGCAAATATTTGCTTGTCTTTATTCTGCTTCCTCACTCCTCCGTATTGCTCTCTCCATTGTTCAACAATGGCTGCAAACTCACCTGAGATACTCCATGACTTCTCTCCCATGATCCGTGTATACAAGGACGGCCGAGTCGAAAGATTATTAGGCAAAGATATTGTAGCTGCATCGGTAGATCCAGAAACCGGAACTGAATCAAAAGATGTCCAAATATCACCAGAACTAAACATATCTGCTAGGCTTTACCTGCCCAAAAAAGCCCAACAGGATAAAAAACTTCCTCTTCTAGTCTACTTCCACGGTGGAGGCTTTGTGGTCGAATCTGCCTTCTCTCCTCCATATCACACGCACCTCAACGCAGTAGCTGCAGAAGCTGGTGTTGTAGCAATTTCAATTAACTATAGGCTCGCCCCCGAGCACCCTCTACCTACTGCTTATGAAGATTCTTGGATTGCAGTCAAATGGATTGCTTCTCATTCTAATGGCCAGGGTCCTGAGGTATGGCTCAGGGATTATGTTGACTTTGATAGCGTGTTTTTTGGTGGGGATAGCGCTGGTGGCAACTTAGCACATAACATGGCTTTAAGGGTTGGACTGGAGAAACTGGACGGCATCAATCTTGATGGGATTTTTCTCAACTGCCCttatttttggggaaaagaGGCAATCGGTATTGAGCTAAAGAACTTAGAGATGAAGGCCTATGTTGAGGTCCTCTGGCATTATGTTCACCCAAAATCTGCAGGGGTTGATGATCCATTGATGAATCCTGTGATGGAACCCAACCTTTCGAGGCTAGGCTGCAAAAGGGTGCTGGTTTATGTTGCGGAAAAGGATATTCTGAAAGAAAGGGGGTGGCTTTATAAAGAAGCTTTGGAGAAGAGTGAGTGGGGCGGAGATGTGGAGGTTGTGGAAGTTGCAGGGGAAAATCACGTCTTCAATTTGTTCTTTCCCAAGGGAGAGAATGCTTTGTCGCTGCTGAAGAAGTTGGCTGCTTTCATCAATAAGAATGATGTGTAGATGCATCTCTTAAGTGGATAATCACTTTGATTATTGTCATTCTCCGAATTTTTCATGTACTTATTTGAAGTTCATATGCAAGTGTTTGTTTCAAAATACACTAAAAGATATTTGTGGAATAATCACCTGTAATGGTGAGAGATAAATGATGTGGTTTACGGATGTGATTCGGTATAGGAAATGTTTTCACATTCACTCACTCGTGTTAACCATTATCAGTCCCTGTTTTTATTGACGAATCTTGCTTTAGCTTCTCAAGCCATTATTTGAGAGTTGAGACTTGACTTCTGCTTGCTTTTCTTTTAGACCTTAGTGGCTTACCCGTTGCAGGTGTGAATGTTTCTGCATTAACTGCTACTGGCTTTGCCAATATATGAATGAGCTAAGCAGTGACGAATGAACAAGATAGATTATTGATTAAATTCTCTATTTCTACCCCACCAGCACCGGCACCAGCTGCGACCACTCTGGCCTCCTCTTCTTCATAACATAAATTAT
This portion of the Coffea arabica cultivar ET-39 chromosome 2e, Coffea Arabica ET-39 HiFi, whole genome shotgun sequence genome encodes:
- the LOC113731394 gene encoding probable carboxylesterase 7, whose product is MNYEISRAIISFFPLLPDSALCSWFTMATNSNEILHDFSPLIRIYKDGRVERLEGEDTVAASIDPETRVESKDIAMAPEFNNVSARLYLPQNAKPGHRIPLLVYFHGGGFVVGSAFSHVYQEHLNSLVAEANVIVVSVNYRLAPEHPLPIAYEDSWLALKWIASHSKSGDGPEEWLNNYADFDRVYFGGDSAGGNIAHNMAFRFGTEELHGVNLNGIFLNCPYFWGNDPIANEAGRKGEKNFLDNLWFCICPSTTGLDDPRLNPAANPMISRLGCKRVLVYVGGKDVLKDRGWYYKEALEKSGWAGEVTVVEVEGEGHVFNLSSPRGANSLSMIKDLARFLNRN
- the LOC113731397 gene encoding probable carboxylesterase 7; translated protein: MAANSPEILHDFSPMIRVYKDGRVERLLGKDIVAASVDPETGTESKDVQISPELNISARLYLPKKAQQDKKLPLLVYFHGGGFVVESAFSPPYHTHLNAVAAEAGVVAISINYRLAPEHPLPTAYEDSWIAVKWIASHSNGQGPEVWLRDYVDFDSVFFGGDSAGGNLAHNMALRVGLEKLDGINLDGIFLNCPYFWGKEAIGIELKNLEMKAYVEVLWHYVHPKSAGVDDPLMNPVMEPNLSRLGCKRVLVYVAEKDILKERGWLYKEALEKSEWGGDVEVVEVAGENHVFNLFFPKGENALSLLKKLAAFINKNDV
- the LOC113731399 gene encoding probable carboxylesterase 7, translating into MDSLPPIPHADPALIAQDFVPFFRVYKDGRVEKFLQAPFVPPSDSDDPQSTGGVRSKDVIISPETQVGARLSLPATVKPDEKLPVLIYIHGGAFVIGSAFSVVYHNYLTSVAAEANVVAVSIEYRLAPEHPIPACFDDSWAVTKWVASHANRQGPEPWFNNHADFSRVFLAGDSAGGNIAHYMAVKASREGLGDGVKLVGLILAHPYFGKGGREELWEYITSDFKGWDDPRLNPMASSGLLSGLLCEKILLCTSETDFIRDRSLHYSEALKKSGWRGELEVVDVEKEGHVFHILNPSGDNAGILMKRLVSFLGN